The following coding sequences are from one Dehalococcoidia bacterium window:
- a CDS encoding zinc-ribbon domain-containing protein: ELKAKKSDFNAAIRLVEQGNHKLTPVGTFADQVRNLELMLRVAYADDDLSEAEVALASDFCKAVGIYPDQFERLRAEVLASLTKQGKVCPSCGTAADAEAHFCPKCGSSLTREDEAGQIEMAIPSKGLAIEFAESTAAGFPKALELAKASGGFQSCQKSKKTWYLAVYPSGSLSDALLLVESLSGIRNRRLYIDGEERPWDEVFGFAWCAAQRATAYRPAEYCFGKDENRLNPWGCKQARMDWAEWANWFCYGKWEKASVFGGKVRWRFDKDRIRHELATNLFRYRFCPHLRADLSEAVLRQLPETVAPDSDPNWGYHQQYEEVPGAIKVIERESSSGLTYTNEFWADGVRPRGLRVLADILAKAFQELGARPVAVNNLVK, encoded by the coding sequence CCGAACTCAAAGCCAAGAAGAGCGATTTCAACGCTGCGATCCGATTGGTGGAGCAGGGTAATCACAAGCTAACGCCGGTAGGAACGTTTGCCGACCAAGTGAGGAACCTGGAGCTGATGCTGCGCGTGGCTTATGCGGACGACGACTTGAGCGAGGCTGAGGTTGCCCTTGCCAGCGACTTCTGCAAGGCAGTTGGCATCTATCCTGATCAGTTCGAAAGACTGCGTGCAGAAGTACTGGCTTCGTTGACGAAGCAAGGGAAGGTTTGTCCGTCGTGCGGGACGGCCGCGGATGCCGAGGCGCACTTTTGCCCGAAGTGCGGCTCTAGTCTCACCAGGGAAGACGAGGCAGGTCAGATCGAGATGGCCATTCCAAGCAAGGGGCTCGCGATTGAGTTCGCCGAATCAACGGCGGCGGGATTCCCGAAGGCCCTGGAGCTAGCCAAGGCATCGGGAGGTTTTCAGAGCTGCCAGAAGAGCAAGAAGACGTGGTACTTGGCGGTGTACCCCTCCGGAAGCCTAAGCGACGCCTTGCTTCTCGTTGAGTCCCTAAGCGGGATTCGTAACCGCCGCCTCTATATCGACGGAGAGGAAAGGCCGTGGGATGAGGTCTTTGGCTTCGCTTGGTGTGCTGCACAGCGCGCCACAGCGTATCGGCCAGCGGAATACTGCTTCGGGAAGGATGAGAATCGGCTGAACCCGTGGGGCTGCAAGCAAGCCCGCATGGATTGGGCCGAGTGGGCGAACTGGTTCTGTTACGGGAAGTGGGAGAAGGCTAGCGTCTTCGGCGGAAAGGTGAGGTGGCGCTTCGATAAGGACAGAATCCGGCACGAGTTGGCGACGAACCTGTTCCGCTATCGCTTCTGCCCGCATCTTCGGGCCGATCTCTCCGAGGCGGTCCTGAGACAACTGCCGGAGACCGTCGCTCCAGACTCCGATCCAAACTGGGGATACCACCAGCAGTATGAAGAGGTCCCGGGAGCGATCAAGGTCATCGAGAGGGAAAGTTCGAGTGGACTGACGTACACGAACGAGTTCTGGGCGGATGGCGTCCGCCCAAGGGGCCTTCGAGTGCTCGCCGATATTCTCGCGAAAGCCTTTCAAGAGCTTGGCGCCAGGCCCGTGGCTGTTAACAACCTCGTCAAGTGA